The following nucleotide sequence is from Roseivirga sp. BDSF3-8.
TTTAATTAATCGTTTAAAAAACGGTCATTCAACTATAACTTTTTAGCCAAAAAACTATCCAGAAACAGTTATTTATAACACATTAATAACTAATTCAACTTCGAAAATACAACAAAACACCATTTCGGCACACTATTGTTCTTAACATACAAGTTTTCCCAAAATAGATCACATTGCTGTACGTCTTACTGTAACCTCTCACCGCTCCCGCACTACTTGTTTCAGTTGCCACTTTGCTTAAATTTGTGACCATAAGCGACACTATATGACCCAGGAAGAGGCGAAAAATAAAATCGGTTCACTAACGGCAGAGATAAACCGGCATAATCACCTTTATTACATGGAAAACAAGTCGGAAATATCCGACTTCGAGTTTGATCGCCTGATGAAGGAGCTGCAGGATCTGGAAGCAGAATTTCCGGACCTTGCGACGCCTGACTCTCCTACCCAACGTGTCGGCGGTACCATCACTAAAGAGTTTGAGACGGTGACGCATGCTTTTCCCATGCTCTCTCTCGGTAACACTTATAACCCGGAGGAACTTGAAGAGTTTGACAAGCGGGTAGCCAAACAACTTGAAGATGAGCCTTATACATACTTCTGTGAGCTTAAGTTTGATGGGGTCGCCATAAGCCTCACTTACGAAAACGGGGTACTGACCAGGGCTGCTACCCGCGGCGATGGTACGCGTGGGGATGATATCACCGCTAACGCCAAAACCATTCGTACGCTGCCACTGAGTGTGGACAAAAGTAAGGCCCCGGCCCGGTTTGAGGTAAGGGGTGAGGTGTACATGTCGAGGGAGGTGTTTAACAGGATTAATCGCGAAAAAGAGGAAAATGGAGAGGCCTTACTGGCTAACCCGCGCAACACGGCTTCCGGAACGCTCAAGATGCAGGACAGCAGCATTGTTGCAAAACGCCACCTGGACTGCTATATATACAGTATGGTAGGCGATGACCTGCCGGTTGAGACCCATGAGGAAGCAATTAAACTATTGGAAGAGCTCAATTTCAAGGTTTCACCGACCTATCGTAAATGCGGGAGCCTGAAGGAAATAGAAAAATATATCAGCGACTGGGAAGAGGAACGTCATAATCTGCCCCTGGACACGGACGGCATTGTGATCAAAGTAAACTCGCTGGCCCAACAGCGTGAACTAGGCAGTACTGCAAAAAGTCCCCGGTGGGCGATCGCTTATAAATACCAGGCAGAGGGCGCGCAGACTACACTGAAAGAAGTTACTTACCAGGTAGGCCGTACGGGGGCTGTTACCCCGGTGGCTAACCTGGAACCGGTATTGCTTGCGGGCACTACTGTAAAGAGGGCTTCTCTTTACAATGCTAATGAAATAGAACGCCTGGATCTGCGCATAGGTGACACAGTATCAGTGGAAAAGGGCGGGGAGATCATCCCTAAAGTAACGGCGGTAGACCCTACGAAACGAGAGGCTAACAGCCAGCCGGTAAACTACCCGGATAAATGCCCTGAGTGTGAGACGCCTCTGGTACGCAAGGAAGGAGAAGCTGTACATTATTGCCCTAACACGAAAGGGTGTCCCCCGCAGATTAAAGGCCGTATCGAACACTTTATTCAGCGCAGGGCCATGGATATTAATAGCATCGGCAGCCGTACGATTGCCATGCTATATGAAAAGGGTCTGGTAAAAAGCCCCGCAGACCTGTATTCGCTGAGCTACGATGACGTTTATGAGTTGGAAGGCTTCAAAGATCAGTCTACGAAAAACCTGCTGGAGGGTATAGAGGCTTCTAAGGCGCAGCCTTTCCGTAATGTACTTTTCGCCCTGGGCATTCGTTATGTGGGGCGAACGGTGGCTGAAAAGCTGGCGGCGCATTTCAAAACGCTGGAAAACCTGAAGCAGGCAAGCTATGAAGATCTGGTGGGTGTACACGAGATCGGCGAAAGGATAGCTGAAAGTGTAATGGAGTTCTTTACTGACGAAGAATGGCTGGAGGAGGTACAGCGCCTGCAGGAGGCGGGTCTCCGGTTTGAAGAGGAGGAAGAAGAGCAGCAGGAACAGGCATCTGATAGCCTGGCAGGCAAGACACTGGTGGTGTCCGGGGTGTTTACGGCCTTTAGCCGGGATGAGCTAAAAGATATTATCCGTAAACATGGGGGAAAAGTGGCTGGTTCGGTATCGGGTAAGACTGACTACCTGGTAGCGGGTGAGAATATGGGGCCCTCTAAGCTGGACAAGGCACGTTCGCTTAACGTCAATATTATTTCCGAAAAGGACTTTATCGAATTACTGGACCTGACTATTTAACTTGACTACTGCATTTCTCAGATACCGCATCAAACAGCTTCGTAAGTCGCGTAAGCCCTTACCCTCTAAGTCGTACTCAGACGCTCAAAGTGTAGGGATAGTATTCACTGTCAAGGGCATGGAGCGCCATAACGCAGTAAAGCAGTTTATCAGTGAACTAAAGGAAGACGGAAAAAAGGTCGAGGTAATGACCTTCCTTCCTGAGAGCACGGAAAACCACGAGTTTTTATTTGACTATTTTACAAAAAAGGATATATCTATAACCGGGAGGGTCAAATCACAGGAATTAAAGGATTTTATGGATAAGCCATTTGATTTTTTGATCTGTGTGGACCCTGACCCTAATGAATATCTGCTATTTTTACTAGCGGGGTCACCGGCTGCATGCCGGGTAGGACGCTATACGGAAAATCAGCAGCCATATTTTGAGCTAATGACAGCTGCGGAGGAAACACCCTCTGCGGCAGACTTTATGCGCCAGCTTATTAACCTCATTAAAAACCTTAAAAACCAATGAGCAGAAAGTTCAGCGGAGCGGGTGTAGCCCTGGTTACTCCATTTGACCAGGAGATGAAACCTGACTATACGGCATATGAAAAGCTTCTTACCCACGTCTCGAGAGAGAATGGGGTAGACTACCTGGTAGTCCAGGGCACCACGGGCGAATCTGTCACTACTACAGCGGCAGAGCAAGCCTCATTACTTAGGTTCACCATAGAGCACAACCCTCGCAAACTGCCGGTTGTATATGGACTTGGAGGTAATAATACGGAGGCTGTGCTGGACACGCTCCGCCAGGCAGACCTTGAAGGTGTGGACGCTATACTATCTGTAAGTCCGGCATATAACAAGCCGCACCAGGAGGGGATAGTAAGGCACTATACGACTATTGCTGACGCCAGCCCGGTCCCTGTCATATTATATAATGTGCCAGGCCGGACGGCTTCTAACGTAAGGGCAGAAACCACGCTGAGACTGGCAGAGCATCCAAATATCATAGCCACTAAAGAGGCTTCAGGCTCACTGGAGCAGGCTATGGAGATCAGCCGCCATAAACCAAAGGACTTCTATTTACTATCCGGTGATGATATGCTAACGGTGCCTATGATGTCTGTAGGGGCAGAGGGGGTAATCTCAGTGCTGGCAAATGGCTTTCCGGACCTGATTCATGATATGGTGCACGCTGCTCTGAAAGGGGATTTCAAAAAGGCCTCTGAGGTAGCCTTCCGCCTGATTGACATGAACTCGCTTATATATGAAGAGAGTAACCCGGTAGGAATAAAGGCTGTGCTGGCAGCAAAAGGAGTATGTGACGCACGGGTACGTATGCCATTACTCCCTGTGAGTGAAGACCTTAACAAGCGAATACTACAGGTACTTGATAAGATGTAATTAGGTATAATACTATAAAAAGAAAGGCTGACCGTATTACACGATCAGCCTTTTTATCTTTATAAGAGACTCGAATTATGATTCGTTGTTCTTGATGTCCTGAACCTCAACACGGATTTCCTGAGCGAGGTTTTTCAGCTCCTGCATGCCCTTTCTAACGCGGGTACCGGCAGCCTGATTTCCTTTTTCGTAGAACTTATGGAAATCACCTTCTAAGGACATTACCAAGTCTCTGATTTGGTCAAATCTATTCATACCTAATAGTTTTGAAGTTATTGATTATTTGTTTAATTCGAACCGGGAACAATATAAGTAAAATGTTCAGAAATCAACAAATTAAAGCTGATTTTAGCACATTTTTTTACTCAGCAAAGGCAGCCGCCAGCTCTCCTTTTCTATAGACTCCGTCGTTCAATTTGTCCTGTACGGACTCAAAAGCGCGGATGGTTTCGTCTACATCTTCCATGCTGTGAGCGGCTGTAGGTATAAGGCGTAACATAATAACATCCTTAGGTACTACAGGGTATATAACAACTGAACAGAAAATATTATAATTTTCTCTCAGGTCATAGCTTAAAGCGGCAGCTTCTCCAACCCCACCGGAAAGCATAACAGGTGTTACCGGAGACTGGGTGGTACCGATATTGAAGCCTTTCTCTCTGAGGCCGTTCTGCAGACCGTTCACCACTTTCCAGAGATTTTCCTTCAATTCCGGCATGCTGCGCAGCATTTCCAGACGCTTGATACCACCAATAACTAATGGCATGGGAAGGGACTTGGCAAAGATCTGAGACCTGGTATTATATCGAAGGAACTTAATCACATCCTTATCACCGGCAGCAAAAGCACCGATGCTGGCCATGGCCTTGGCAAAAGTAGAGAAGTACACGTCGATACCGTCCTGTACACCCTGCTCCTCGCCGGTACCTGCGCCGGTGGCGCCCATGGTACCAAATCCGTGAGCATCATCTACCAGCAGGCGGAATTCATACTTCTCCTTAAGGGCCACAATATCCTTAAGGTTACCCATATTACCGGACATACCGAATACACCTTCGGTAATAACCAGTATACCACCACCATTCTCATTGGCAAGGCGGGTAGCACGCTTAAGCTGCTTCTCAAGGTTTTCGATATCATTATGAGGATATACGAAACGCTTGCCAAGGTGCATTCTGAGTCCATCGATAATACATGCGTGACTCTCTGCGTCGTAAACGATCACATCCTTACGGTCAACCAGCGCATCGATAATAGACATAATGCCCTGGTAACCGAAGTTCAGCAGCATGCAGTCCTCCTTCTGAACGAAGTCAGCAAGCTGGCCTTCAAGTTCTTCGTGGTACTTTGTATTACCGGACATCATACGGGCACCCATGGGGTATCCAAGCCCCCACTCTGCCGACGCATCGGCATCCACCTTACGGATATCAGGGTGATTAGCCAGTCCGAGGTAGTTATTTAAGCTCCAGGTAAGTACTTCTTTCCCTCTGAATTTCATTCTGGGAGCGATATCACCTTCCAGTTTAGGAAACATGAAGTACCCCTCGCTAACGTCGGAATGCTTGCCCAATGGCCCTCTGTCCGATTTAATTTTGTCGAATAAGTCCACTAATAATTATGTTTTCGTTATTACAACATTACAGTAGCCTGCAAAAAAGCACACAAATGTAACACTATTAGCAGTATCACCAAAGGACGCTTATAAAATGCACGGTCTGTTTAGAAAATAATAATTAATTAATTAGCATTGTAAGGCCGTTTTTCATCGCAAAAGTTCCTCACTGATGGCAAAAATTAACAAATTACTTATCGCCAACCGTGGAGAGATCGCTCTTCGCATCATCCGTTCTGCCCGTGAAATGGGTATATCGACCGTAGCTGTATACAGCGAAGCTGACCGTAATGCCCTGCATGTCAGGGCGGCAGATGAAGCAGTCTGCATAGGTCCTGCGGCTTCTTCCGCCTCTTACCTCAAAGGGGAGGTAATCATTGAAGAGGCTAAAAAACTGGGGGTAGAGGCTATTCACCCTGGCTACGGGTTTCTTTCTGAAAATGCAGACTTTGCACGCCAGGTAACCGAGTCGGGGTTGATTTTTGTAGGCCCCTCGCCGGAAGCAATAGAGGTGATGGGCAGCAAACTGGCAGCTAAAGCGGCTGTATCTAAATATGACATTCCGCTGGTACCGGGTACGGATAAAGCCATAGAGGACCCGGCGGAGGCTAAGAAAATCGCCGCTGAAACGGGTTACCCGATTCTGATCAAGGCCAGTGCCGGTGGGGGTGGCAAGGGTATGCGTATTGTGCAGGCCGAGGAGGAACTGGAAGAGCAGATGCAGCGGGCTGTGAGTGAAGCAGTATCTGCTTTTGGCGACGGAGCCGTATTTATAGAAAAGTTTATTACCAGCCCTCGCCACATCGAAATACAGGTACTCGGGGATACGCAGGGCAATATTGTCCACCTTTTTGAAAGAGAGTGCAGTATACAAAGGCGTCACCAGAAGGTGATAGAGGAGGCTCCCTCGTATATCCTGACGCCGGAGGTACGGCAGGCTATGGGTGAGGCAGCCGTAGGTGTGGCAAAAGCGTGTAACTACTATGGGGCAGGTACGGTAGAGTTTATCGTGGATGATGAGCTGAACTTCTACTTCCTGGAGATGAACACGCGCCTGCAGGTGGAGCATCCGGTAACTGAACTGATCACAGGGGTTGACCTGGTAAAGGAGCAACTGATGATTGCGATGGGCAATCCTTTGAGCTTTAAGCAGGAAGACCTGAGTATTAACGGCCACTCGCTGGAGGTACGTGTGTATGCGGAAGACCCTACTAATAACTTCCTCCCGGACATAGGTAAGCTACAGACTTACCAGCGGCCCCAGGGCCCCGGTGTACGGGTGGATGACGGCTTTGAGCAGGGCATGGATATTCCTATCCACTATGACCCTATGATTGCCAAGCTGATCGTACATGGCAAGGACCGTAGGGAAGCTATAGACAGGATGATACGCGCTATTGAGGAATATCGTATCACGGGTATAGAGACGACCCTGTCATTCTGTAAATTTGTGCTGAAGCATGATGCATTTGTATCGGGAAAATTTAACACCAAATTTGTAGACCAGCATTTTAAGCCTGAATACCTTGATGAGCCCCCCTCGGAAGATGTGCTTGAACTGGCAGCGGCCCTGGCTGCACGGGCGTGGCGTAAGAAAAACGAAATGGCCGGGGGGAAGGCTCCGGATCAGGCTACGACGGGCAGAGCCAGCGCCTGGAAACTTCGCGGAAGATAAAAGCTAAATCACCAGATGGCAGAAATCAGACCTTTCAGGGCCTGGCGGTATAACCGTGAGCTGGCTCCGAAAATAGACAGCCTTACCTCTCCCCTGTTCGATGTGGTATCGCCCAGGCAAAGGGAGGCACTCTACCAGACCCCGTATAACAGCATTAATATTTCGGTACCGAGGGGTGAGCAGCCTGCACAGCACGCCAAAGAGCTACTGGCTGATTGGAAAGAAAAAGGGGTAATCGTGCAGGATGACCTTCCGGCAATCTATGTTTATTACCAGTACTTTTCCCTTGCCGGCAGTACCAAAGAATATTGTCGTAAGGGGTTTGTTGTGATGATCAAGGCTTATGACTGGCCTGAAAAGGTCATCTTACGGCATGAAAACACTATCCCTCATGCAGTAAATGACCGGATAGATCTGCTGAAAGCGACAGAAATGCATGCCAGCCCTACCCACGGGCTTTACAGTGACGATAGCTTTGAGCTGGAGCGGTATATGGATGAGAGTATGCGACACCCGATTTATGAGTCAGAAGACTACCAGGGGGTGCGTGATGTACTTAGCATTATTCATGATGCCAAGGTGATCAAGCGCTTTGTGGAGAAGCTGGAAAGAAAACAGGTGATCCTTGCGGACGGACACCACCGGTATGAAAGCTCGCTCATCTACCGCAAGGAAATGATGGCAAAAAATCCGGATCACACGGGGGAGGAGTCTTATAACTACCATATGATGTACCTGACTAATATGGAGTCTGATGACCTACGCATTTTATCCACGCACCGTCTGCTTCAAAATCTTGAAAACTTCAGCGAAGAGGCCTTCATGAAGGCAGTGGAGCCATATTTCATCATCAAGAACATCAATAACCCGTCAGATATCCACGAGATTATTCTGGGAAAAAAATGGGCTTTCGGCCTTCTGTTCAAAGAAAATACCTATAAGATTCGGCTGAAGCCGGAGGTGTTTGATCAGTTGAACTGGAATTTTCCGGAGGTGGTGAAGGAACTGGACCTGACGGTACTACATTATTTTGTACTGGAAAAGGCGCTGGGGATCCCGGGTCATAAGCAACGTGCAAGCCGTAATATCATTTTTGAGCGCAACTTCAGCGAGTGCCTGCGAAGTGTACTGGGGGGCGAGTCTCAGTGCGCTATTATCACCCAGGATATTAGCATGGAAGAGGTTAAAAAAGTGTGTTTCAGCGGCTATACGATGCCACAAAAGTCTACTTATTTTTACCCTAAAGTAATCAGCGGATTTATTTATGGCTCGATCAAACCTGAAGAATTTGTCCCTAAAGCTCATTCTCTCTTCTAAATCGCCCCGGCGACAATACATCCTTAAAGAGGCTGGATTTGATTTTACTACCCGGGTGAGGGAGGTAGAAGAGATTTACCCTGACGACATGGATGTATGGAAGGTAGCCTCTTACCTGAGTGAGCTAAAGGCATCTGCTCATAAAGACCTTGCGGATGACGAAGTGCTACTCACCTCGGATACAGTAGTGATACTAGATGACACCTTGCTGGGCAAACCGGTAAATGAAGAAGATGCCATGCAGATGCTGCGAAATATGAGTGGTAAGCACCATACGGTAGTCACTGCGGTGTGCCTGAAAACCAGCAAAGGAAGCTTTACATTCGATGACCGGGCAGATGTATATTTTCGCCCTTTATCGGAGGAGTTTATTCGGGACTACGTAGCAACGGGTGAGCCTATGGATAAGGCAGGTTCTTATGGCGTACAGGACCGCTTCGGTATGCTGGGAATAGACAGGATCAACGGCTCTTACTTTACGATAATGGGCTTGCCTGTGCATAAGGTGTATGAACACCTCTCCTACCTGGCGAATAACGGCCGGCTGCCTCAATAGATTACCCACCATGCGCCACCTCATTGGCCTTATTAAAAAACACTACCAGGAAGATTTTCACTGGCCCTCATCACTTATTGTATTTATTTTCCTGGTAGCCGCGATTGTTATAAACAGTTACCTGGATATAGAGGATTACTACATTGACAAGGTATGGGCGGGGCACCCTATTCGTGTCCTTTGGTTCTTCCTGCTGTTTAGTGTTCCGTATTATCTAAGCTGCTGGGTACTCCACGCATATGGCCTTACGGGCAACGCTTTTCTATCCAGGGGTTTCTATGCCCGCAGTGTGTTTATCCTGATATGCATGGCTTTTGACTCTTCTTTTAGCTGGCACTGGGAATGGATCCGAAGTACGTTCGATATGGGGTATGCCTACTGGTTGCTAAGGTGCAGTAATAATCTCCTTACCCTTTTCACTATTTTTCTTCCGCTGGGGATTTACTATTATCTGGCTAAGGAGCGTACTGGCTTTTACGGACTAGGCAACAGGAATATACACTGGCAAGGTTACCTGGTCCTGCTTGCGTGCGTGGCACCGCTGGTAGCAGGGGCCTCTTTTACGGAGGGTTTTCAGGATGCTTACCCGCGGTATACTCCTTACTATACTTCGGACCTCCCGGGATGGATTAAGGTGGTGGTGTATGAGCTTACCTATGGGCTTAGCTTTATCTCAGTAGAGCTTATTTTCAGGGGCTTCCTGGTCATTGGCATGCTGAGAATCCTTGGACCACAGGCGATCTTACCCATGGCGGCCCTGTACTGTGTCTATCACTTCGGTAAGCCCCCCATGGAGGCTTTCAGTTCTATTTTCGGGGGGTATTTACTGGGGATACTTGCCTATTACAGCCGTTCCATCATCGGAGGCATCCTGCTTCATGTAGGACTGGCCTGGATGATGGAACTGGCTGCATGGCTGCAGAGGCAGTAGGGGGAATTATTCCTGCTCTTCTTCTTCTTTCTCGCTGCCGCCAGTTTTGCGGCGGCTCCTGCGGCTGGTAGTCTCTTCGCGTTCTTTTACGCTTATGCGGTCTCCGTCTTCCAGCTCTTTACTTACTGCCAGGAAAGGCCCGCTAACTACTTCCTGACCTTCGCTTAGCCCTTCGGTAACCTCAATATTGTCAAAGTCACTAATGCCAGTCTTTACGATTTTAAGGTCAGCCATTCCACCCTCAGCAATAAACACGACTTCTTCTACTTCTCCTTTACTTTTGCTTTCACGGTATGCGGCTACAACTTCGCCATCTTCCAGGGTGCGGGTAGCCACTGCTGACAAAGGGACTGCCAGCACGTTACGCTTGACATCTGTTACGATATCCACGCTGGCCGTCATGCCGGGTCTGAAAGGGGCGTCTGTATTTCCTTCGGCTACAAGGTCTTTATAACTATCATTAAGGATGCGCACCTTCACTTCAAATTCGGTAACGGCCTCGTCGGTTGCTTTCTGATTAGCCGTATTCGCGATGGCAGTCACTACGCCTCTGAACTGCTTATCAGCAAAGCTGTAACTATCGACATCGATCTCAGCAGTGTCACCCACACCTACTTTGATGATATCATTTTCGTTGACATCTACGCGCACTTCCATTCGGCTCAGGTCGGCGATACGGAGCATTTCGGTACCCTGCATCTGGCTGGTACCTACCACGCGCTCTCCCTTCTCTACGTTCAGTAGTGATACGATACCGGTAACGGGGGCGTACACGCTGGTAAGGCTAAGGTTTTCTTTTGCCTCAGAGACATTGGCGAGGGCTGTTTTAACCATATAGTTTGCAGCCAATACATTTTGCTTGGCTCCCTCAAGATCCTGATCGGCCACCAGATAGTTAGTCTTGGCCTGTTCAAAATCACTGTCGCTTATCACTGAATCTTCGTAAAGCGCCTGCTGGCGGTCGAACTCAGACTTAGCTCTGAGCTTCTGGGCTTCGGCGCGTGACAGTCGTGCCTGAGCTTCTGCAAGCGATGCACGCTGCTGATTCAGGGAAGCCTCGGCCCTCGCAAGGGCGGTCTGGAAGTTATCGGGTCGAATACGGATGAGCAGGTCACCTTGTCTCACGCTGTCTCCCTCCTCCACATTCAATTCGATGATCTCACCGGGTACATCAGGGCTGATCTTTACCTCTGTTTCCGGCTGTATGGTGCCGGACGCAGTCACTTTCTGAATGATCGTGGTACGCCGTACTTCTGCCAGCTCAACCTCTCTTGCATTAGGCTGACCAATCCACCCCTGGCGCTTAGCCACCATAAGTACTATCACCAGAAACACGATAAGTGCTCCGATGATATACCATTTTTTATTCGATTTTTTACGTTTAGCAGTAGCCATTCATGTTTGTTTAGCGTGAGATAAATCAGTCTAGGGTAATAGGCTGGCCCTGGTAGAATTCCAGTATTTTCTTCTTAAAAATGTATTCGAATCTGGCACGAAGCAGTTCGGAACGAGCCCGGAACAGGTTATTGCTAGCCAGTTGATAGTCGACAAAATTCAGTGCACCAACATTGTACTGCTTTTCAGTAGCGCGAAAGGCTTCTTCAAGTGACTCTACCTGCTGCTGGCTTGCCTCAAAGGACTCGCTGGACGTTACCACATCGGTATAGGCCGTCTCTATGCTCTGCCTCAGGTCCTGACGTACCTGCAGTGCCTGCAGCTCTGCCCTTCTCTGGTTAATGGACGCACGCTGGACATTATTTCTGGTTCTGAAGCCGTTAAGTATCGGGATATTGAGACTGATGAACGCACTCTGAGAGAAGTTTTCATCAAACTGTTGCCATACGCCAATGCCACTTTCAATATTTCTTTCAAAATCTAAACCTTCTATCACTACCAGCTCAGACTGATCAGAGGCAAGATACCCAACAGTATCAACCACCATTATGGGGTCCCCTATCAGGGTGCGGGATTCTCCAAGGCTGGAATAATTAGTCCGTAGTGAACCGCCCAGGCTGAGGGTAGGGTAATATTCTCCCCGAGCTGACTCCACACTGTATTCGCTACTTTCCACCGACTTGTCAGCACTTTCTATTTGAGGCAGTACCTGTTCGGCATTCTGATAAATCTCATCGGAAGACTGCTCCAGCACATCGAGGGTGGCCACATCCAGGTCAGGGCTCTCTACCTCTATTTCTTCTTCGGCCGGAAGCCTAAGTAGTTGCTTCAGGTTAAGCTTGGCAATAGCGAGGCTATTTTCTGCCTGGATCAGGTCACGGCGGTTGCTCGCGAGCTGGGCCTGAAATTCCAGCAGGTTGCTGGCAGGAAGCACCCCTGCATCCACTAACCGCCTGGTACGGTCTACCTGCTCTGAGGTAGTCTCCAGTTGGCTCTCGGCGATCCTGATTTGTTCTTTGGCAAACAGTACATTCAGGTACTGGTTGGCCACCGACAAGGTAATGTTATTAGATATCGCCTTTAGTTGTGCCTGGGAAGCAAGGACATTGGCCTCATTGGATTTTATATTATTCCTGAGGCTAAACCCGTTAAAAAGCAATAGATTTCCGCTTACACTCCCTGAGGCAAACTTAATCTCCGTATTCACAAAGTCGTTGGTGGTCGGGTCAATGGACCTACCCCAGTTGAAACCAGCCTGCGTGTTGGCATTGAAGGTTGGCAACTGGTTATGTCTGGCCTGATTGAGATTTATCTCGCTTTGCTGAACATCCAGGCGAGCCTGCTCCACGGTCAGGTTATTACTTACTGCATGCTGGATAGCCTCTTCCAGGGACCACACCTCTGCCTCCTGTGCTGTGGCCCCAAAGGACAGCAGCAAACCGGCGAGGGCTCCCAGGTACTTTTTCCTGTTATTCATAGTTCATTATTGGTCGATGTTCGGGATGTAGCGTACGTGCTTCACCCACTTCAGTTGTTCTAAATATTGTAAGGTTATCTCCCTTACACCAGAATCCATTTCCAGTACCAGGCAGGCCAGATCATTTTTGCCCTTACGTGATACGGTCATGGTAGCTATATTGCAATCGTCATTAGACAGAATATTCGCGATAAAAGCAATACTGCCTTTCACATCCTTTGCCATGATGATCATGGTATGAAGGCTGGCGCTG
It contains:
- a CDS encoding histone H1, which codes for MNRFDQIRDLVMSLEGDFHKFYEKGNQAAGTRVRKGMQELKNLAQEIRVEVQDIKNNES
- the ligA gene encoding NAD-dependent DNA ligase LigA, whose product is MTQEEAKNKIGSLTAEINRHNHLYYMENKSEISDFEFDRLMKELQDLEAEFPDLATPDSPTQRVGGTITKEFETVTHAFPMLSLGNTYNPEELEEFDKRVAKQLEDEPYTYFCELKFDGVAISLTYENGVLTRAATRGDGTRGDDITANAKTIRTLPLSVDKSKAPARFEVRGEVYMSREVFNRINREKEENGEALLANPRNTASGTLKMQDSSIVAKRHLDCYIYSMVGDDLPVETHEEAIKLLEELNFKVSPTYRKCGSLKEIEKYISDWEEERHNLPLDTDGIVIKVNSLAQQRELGSTAKSPRWAIAYKYQAEGAQTTLKEVTYQVGRTGAVTPVANLEPVLLAGTTVKRASLYNANEIERLDLRIGDTVSVEKGGEIIPKVTAVDPTKREANSQPVNYPDKCPECETPLVRKEGEAVHYCPNTKGCPPQIKGRIEHFIQRRAMDINSIGSRTIAMLYEKGLVKSPADLYSLSYDDVYELEGFKDQSTKNLLEGIEASKAQPFRNVLFALGIRYVGRTVAEKLAAHFKTLENLKQASYEDLVGVHEIGERIAESVMEFFTDEEWLEEVQRLQEAGLRFEEEEEEQQEQASDSLAGKTLVVSGVFTAFSRDELKDIIRKHGGKVAGSVSGKTDYLVAGENMGPSKLDKARSLNVNIISEKDFIELLDLTI
- a CDS encoding DUF1015 domain-containing protein — protein: MAEIRPFRAWRYNRELAPKIDSLTSPLFDVVSPRQREALYQTPYNSINISVPRGEQPAQHAKELLADWKEKGVIVQDDLPAIYVYYQYFSLAGSTKEYCRKGFVVMIKAYDWPEKVILRHENTIPHAVNDRIDLLKATEMHASPTHGLYSDDSFELERYMDESMRHPIYESEDYQGVRDVLSIIHDAKVIKRFVEKLERKQVILADGHHRYESSLIYRKEMMAKNPDHTGEESYNYHMMYLTNMESDDLRILSTHRLLQNLENFSEEAFMKAVEPYFIIKNINNPSDIHEIILGKKWAFGLLFKENTYKIRLKPEVFDQLNWNFPEVVKELDLTVLHYFVLEKALGIPGHKQRASRNIIFERNFSECLRSVLGGESQCAIITQDISMEEVKKVCFSGYTMPQKSTYFYPKVISGFIYGSIKPEEFVPKAHSLF
- a CDS encoding aminotransferase class I/II-fold pyridoxal phosphate-dependent enzyme; this encodes MDLFDKIKSDRGPLGKHSDVSEGYFMFPKLEGDIAPRMKFRGKEVLTWSLNNYLGLANHPDIRKVDADASAEWGLGYPMGARMMSGNTKYHEELEGQLADFVQKEDCMLLNFGYQGIMSIIDALVDRKDVIVYDAESHACIIDGLRMHLGKRFVYPHNDIENLEKQLKRATRLANENGGGILVITEGVFGMSGNMGNLKDIVALKEKYEFRLLVDDAHGFGTMGATGAGTGEEQGVQDGIDVYFSTFAKAMASIGAFAAGDKDVIKFLRYNTRSQIFAKSLPMPLVIGGIKRLEMLRSMPELKENLWKVVNGLQNGLREKGFNIGTTQSPVTPVMLSGGVGEAAALSYDLRENYNIFCSVVIYPVVPKDVIMLRLIPTAAHSMEDVDETIRAFESVQDKLNDGVYRKGELAAAFAE
- the accC gene encoding acetyl-CoA carboxylase biotin carboxylase subunit, encoding MAKINKLLIANRGEIALRIIRSAREMGISTVAVYSEADRNALHVRAADEAVCIGPAASSASYLKGEVIIEEAKKLGVEAIHPGYGFLSENADFARQVTESGLIFVGPSPEAIEVMGSKLAAKAAVSKYDIPLVPGTDKAIEDPAEAKKIAAETGYPILIKASAGGGGKGMRIVQAEEELEEQMQRAVSEAVSAFGDGAVFIEKFITSPRHIEIQVLGDTQGNIVHLFERECSIQRRHQKVIEEAPSYILTPEVRQAMGEAAVGVAKACNYYGAGTVEFIVDDELNFYFLEMNTRLQVEHPVTELITGVDLVKEQLMIAMGNPLSFKQEDLSINGHSLEVRVYAEDPTNNFLPDIGKLQTYQRPQGPGVRVDDGFEQGMDIPIHYDPMIAKLIVHGKDRREAIDRMIRAIEEYRITGIETTLSFCKFVLKHDAFVSGKFNTKFVDQHFKPEYLDEPPSEDVLELAAALAARAWRKKNEMAGGKAPDQATTGRASAWKLRGR
- a CDS encoding nucleoside triphosphate pyrophosphatase, with protein sequence MARSNLKNLSLKLILSSKSPRRQYILKEAGFDFTTRVREVEEIYPDDMDVWKVASYLSELKASAHKDLADDEVLLTSDTVVILDDTLLGKPVNEEDAMQMLRNMSGKHHTVVTAVCLKTSKGSFTFDDRADVYFRPLSEEFIRDYVATGEPMDKAGSYGVQDRFGMLGIDRINGSYFTIMGLPVHKVYEHLSYLANNGRLPQ
- the dapA gene encoding 4-hydroxy-tetrahydrodipicolinate synthase; translated protein: MSRKFSGAGVALVTPFDQEMKPDYTAYEKLLTHVSRENGVDYLVVQGTTGESVTTTAAEQASLLRFTIEHNPRKLPVVYGLGGNNTEAVLDTLRQADLEGVDAILSVSPAYNKPHQEGIVRHYTTIADASPVPVILYNVPGRTASNVRAETTLRLAEHPNIIATKEASGSLEQAMEISRHKPKDFYLLSGDDMLTVPMMSVGAEGVISVLANGFPDLIHDMVHAALKGDFKKASEVAFRLIDMNSLIYEESNPVGIKAVLAAKGVCDARVRMPLLPVSEDLNKRILQVLDKM